The genomic region CGGCCTGCTCGCGGCGGCCGGGTCCGGCCTCGGGTACGCCGCAACCACCATCGTCAGCCGGAACGTCTCGCGGCACACCGCGCCGATGACGCTGACCACGATCTCGATGGTGATCGGCGCGCTGGCTCTCGCCCCGTTCGCGCTCGCCGCCGGTGCCGCGGTGCCGGTCCGCCCCGACGTGGTGGCCCTGCTGCTCTACCTCGGGGTGGTCACCACCGCGATCGCGTACGCGCTCTTCTACGCCGGGCTGCGCACCACCGAGGGCAGCGTCGCCGCGGTGCTGACCCTGGTGGAACCGCTCACCGCGGCGGCGCTCGCCGTGGCGCTCCTGGACGAGCCGCTGCCGACCCCGGTGCTCCTCGGCGGGGTGCTGCTGCTGGCCGCGGTCGCGGCGACGTACCTGGCGCCGGACCGGAACCCCGCGCCGCCGTCGACGACGCCGGTCGCGCCGCCGGGGGAACTGGCCGGCGCGGCGCGCGACGGCGGTGACGGCACGGGTCACGGCGCCGGGACGTAGCACCGGGCCGGACAGGCCGGCGGCCTACCATCGCAGGATGCCGTCGCAGACGACCGAGGTCCGCACCGCCGCCTTCACCGACCTGGACACCCGCACCTTCCACGACCTGCTGAAGCTGCGGCTGGACGTGTTCGTGGTCGAGCAGAACTGCCCCTACCCGGAACTCGACGGGCGCGACGTCGAGCCGGGCACCCGGCACCTCTGGCTCACCGACGGCGGTGCGCCGCTGGCGTACCTGCGCATCCTGGCCGATCCGGGGGGCGTGGCGCGGATCGGCCGGGTGGTCGTCGCCCCGTCCGCGCGCGGCGGCGGACACGCGGGCCGGCTGATGACCGAGGCGCTCGCCGTCGTGGGCGGCCGCCCCTGCGTGCTGGAGGCCCAGTCCTACCTGGTCGACTTCTACGCGCAGCACGGCTTCACCGTCTCCGGCCCGGAGTACGTCGAGGACGGCATCCCGCACACCCCGATGCGCCGCGAACCAACCCGCTGACCACCGGCCGGCCGGCGTCGCGGTAACGCCACGGGACCACCAGCCAGGGGGACGTCGCGGTCGCCGTCGAGCCGTCGGCGGGCCCGCCGCTGTACGGACAGCGTCAGCGGCGGCCCTGCCGCGCCGTTCAGACCAGGCAGGTCACGATCTCGGCGATGGAGCGGCGGCGGCCGGTGAAGAAGGGGATCTCCTCCCGGACGTGCCGGCGCGCGCCCGAGGCGCGCAGGTCGCGCATCAGGTCCACGATCCGGTGCAGCTCGTCGCCCTCGAAGGCGAGCATCCACTCGTAGTCGCCGAGCGCGAACGAGGCCACCGTGTTGGCCCGCACGTCGGGGTAGTTGCGGGCCAACCGGCCGTGCTCGGCGAGCAGCTCGCGCCGCTCCTCGTCGGGCAGCAGGTACCACTCGTAGGAGCGGACGAAG from Micromonospora sp. WMMD812 harbors:
- a CDS encoding EamA family transporter, which translates into the protein MSSRRTPSARRTAVNHDRTGLIQITVTGVLWGTTGVVVHLVHDTTGLNPVAIGFHRLAIAALVLTAVAAARLRPMLAALRATPLPLLFTGVGLGLYQALYFAAVALAGVGVATVVSLGLAPVLTAAWESVRVRRAPRPVRLGTLGAAVVGLVLITGAAAQPTAAAPRPLLGLLAAAGSGLGYAATTIVSRNVSRHTAPMTLTTISMVIGALALAPFALAAGAAVPVRPDVVALLLYLGVVTTAIAYALFYAGLRTTEGSVAAVLTLVEPLTAAALAVALLDEPLPTPVLLGGVLLLAAVAATYLAPDRNPAPPSTTPVAPPGELAGAARDGGDGTGHGAGT
- a CDS encoding GNAT family N-acetyltransferase, encoding MPSQTTEVRTAAFTDLDTRTFHDLLKLRLDVFVVEQNCPYPELDGRDVEPGTRHLWLTDGGAPLAYLRILADPGGVARIGRVVVAPSARGGGHAGRLMTEALAVVGGRPCVLEAQSYLVDFYAQHGFTVSGPEYVEDGIPHTPMRREPTR